The Tenacibaculum jejuense genome includes a window with the following:
- a CDS encoding NAD-dependent epimerase/dehydratase family protein, translating into MKNVLITGGAGFIGSNLAIKLISKDYNVTVLDNLSPQIHGENPEETSPLYNRIKDKVRFINGDVSNKKDWEKALIDQDIVVHFAAETGTGQSMYEINHYNEVNIMGTSIMLDLLTNSKSYSVKKIIIASSRSIYGEGKYESSKHGIVYPKERDERDMLKGDFNVKCPYSNENVKLLPTDEESKIHPSSIYGITKQVQEQMCMVVGKSIGVPVVAFRYQNVYGPGQSLSNPYTGILSIFSTRIKNGNNINVFEDGQESRDFVYIDDVVDATILGIEKQEANFNVFNVGSGKRTSVVTVAKTLRRNYNSKTEIKVSGNFRLGDIRDNYADLTKIEKLLNFTPKISFEEGISRFTNWVNQQDIKNDKFDESIREMKEKGLLK; encoded by the coding sequence ATGAAAAACGTATTAATAACTGGTGGGGCTGGTTTTATAGGAAGTAATTTGGCTATAAAACTTATATCGAAAGATTATAATGTTACAGTTTTAGATAATTTATCACCACAGATACATGGAGAGAATCCAGAAGAAACTTCTCCGTTGTATAATCGTATAAAAGATAAAGTTCGTTTCATTAATGGAGACGTCTCTAATAAGAAAGATTGGGAAAAAGCTTTAATAGATCAAGATATTGTTGTGCATTTTGCTGCTGAAACTGGTACTGGACAATCTATGTATGAAATAAATCATTACAATGAAGTTAATATTATGGGAACTTCGATAATGTTAGATTTATTAACAAATAGTAAATCTTATTCTGTAAAAAAAATTATTATAGCATCTTCTAGATCTATTTATGGTGAAGGAAAATATGAAAGCTCTAAGCACGGAATAGTATATCCTAAAGAAAGAGATGAGAGGGATATGTTAAAAGGAGATTTTAATGTTAAGTGTCCATATAGTAATGAAAATGTAAAGTTATTACCAACAGATGAAGAGAGTAAAATACATCCTTCTTCTATTTATGGAATAACCAAGCAAGTACAAGAACAAATGTGTATGGTTGTAGGTAAATCTATTGGAGTTCCAGTAGTAGCATTTAGATATCAAAATGTATATGGTCCAGGGCAATCATTATCAAATCCTTACACAGGAATTTTATCAATTTTTTCTACAAGAATAAAAAACGGAAATAATATTAATGTTTTTGAAGATGGACAAGAGAGTCGAGATTTTGTTTATATAGATGATGTTGTTGATGCAACAATTTTAGGCATTGAAAAACAAGAAGCTAATTTTAATGTTTTTAATGTGGGGTCAGGAAAAAGAACAAGTGTAGTTACCGTAGCAAAAACCTTGAGGAGAAATTATAATAGTAAAACAGAAATAAAAGTATCTGGGAACTTTAGATTAGGTGATATTAGAGATAATTATGCTGATTTGACTAAGATAGAGAAGTTATTGAACTTTACACCAAAGATAAGCTTTGAAGAGGGTATATCTAGATTTACAAATTGGGTAAATCAACAAGATATAAAAAATGATAAATTTGATGAATCTATTCGAGAAATGAAAGAAAAAGGGTTGTTAAAGTAG
- a CDS encoding Gfo/Idh/MocA family protein — protein MKVVIIGLGSIAKKHIEAINVIESENQIYALRHSKESLPVDGIIDFYDIELIKEINPSFVIVSNLTSEHFKTLKKLLEFNYPLFIEKPLFSGVGEKEKELVRAINDKKIKTYVACNLRFHEGIRFLKKELKDKKVEEVNVYCGSYLPDWRPGKDFRKIYSANKEMGGGVHIDLIHELDYLYWIFKEPKSIVKTFSSKSSLNISSVDYANFIWEYETFYANIILNYYRKEPKRTFEVLTHQGTYLLDLLSNKIMFNNSTIFESKQGLKDMYIDQMNFFTHHVIKGEKFNTIRESYKVLELCLKD, from the coding sequence ATGAAGGTCGTAATTATCGGGTTAGGCTCTATAGCAAAAAAGCATATAGAAGCTATTAACGTTATTGAATCTGAGAACCAAATATATGCACTCAGACATAGTAAAGAGTCATTGCCTGTAGATGGAATAATTGATTTTTATGATATAGAATTAATAAAAGAAATTAATCCTAGTTTCGTGATTGTATCTAACCTTACCTCTGAGCATTTTAAAACCTTAAAAAAATTATTAGAATTTAATTATCCTTTGTTTATTGAAAAGCCTTTATTTTCTGGTGTAGGAGAAAAAGAGAAAGAATTAGTTAGGGCTATAAATGACAAAAAAATAAAAACATATGTCGCTTGTAATTTGAGATTTCATGAAGGTATTCGTTTCTTAAAAAAAGAATTAAAAGATAAAAAAGTTGAAGAGGTTAATGTTTATTGTGGGTCTTATTTGCCAGATTGGAGGCCAGGAAAAGATTTTAGAAAAATCTACAGCGCAAATAAAGAAATGGGTGGTGGAGTTCACATAGACTTAATTCATGAACTTGATTATTTATATTGGATTTTTAAAGAACCAAAATCAATAGTAAAAACTTTTAGTAGTAAATCATCTTTAAATATATCTTCTGTTGATTATGCTAATTTTATTTGGGAGTATGAAACGTTCTACGCTAATATTATTTTGAATTATTACAGAAAAGAACCCAAAAGAACTTTTGAAGTTTTAACACATCAAGGAACATATCTTTTAGATTTATTAAGTAATAAAATTATGTTCAATAATAGTACTATTTTTGAATCCAAACAGGGACTAAAAGATATGTATATAGATCAAATGAATTTCTTTACACACCATGTTATTAAAGGTGAGAAATTTAACACTATAAGAGAATCTTACAAAGTATTAGAGTTATGTCTGAAAGATTGA
- a CDS encoding nucleotidyltransferase family protein, with amino-acid sequence MRNFKEHLLPHSSIIKEALSKLNLLGKDAILFIIDEENKLKGSLTDGDVRRGLLKGVTINDTVTKIIQENPKYIKKGEYDINKIIEYRENNYRILPVIDRNNEVVNVINFRLLRSYLPVDAIIMAGGRGSRLMPLTDNTPKPLLKVGEKPIMEHNVDRLALYGIDDYWFSVKYLGEQIEEFFGNGEEKNLDINYIWEDKPMGTIGAVSKIQDFKHDYILLTNSDILTNLDYEHFYLDFIKKDADFSVVSIPYQVNIPYAVLENEDGVIKSFKEKPTYTYYSNGGIYLMKKEVLDFIPKEEFFNATDLMERLIEEKRKVISYPLAGYWLDVGKHEDFKQAQEDINKIKF; translated from the coding sequence ATGAGAAATTTCAAAGAACATTTATTACCACATTCAAGTATAATTAAAGAAGCTTTGTCTAAATTAAATCTTTTAGGTAAAGATGCTATACTTTTCATTATCGACGAAGAAAATAAATTGAAAGGCTCTTTAACAGATGGAGATGTTCGAAGAGGATTACTGAAAGGAGTAACTATTAATGATACGGTAACAAAAATTATTCAAGAGAATCCAAAGTATATTAAAAAAGGAGAATATGATATAAATAAAATTATAGAATATAGAGAGAATAATTATAGGATACTTCCAGTGATAGATAGAAATAATGAGGTTGTGAATGTAATTAATTTTCGTTTATTAAGATCTTATTTACCAGTGGATGCCATAATAATGGCTGGAGGTAGAGGAAGTAGACTAATGCCTTTAACAGATAACACACCAAAACCATTATTAAAGGTAGGTGAAAAGCCTATAATGGAACATAATGTAGATAGATTAGCCTTGTACGGTATAGATGATTATTGGTTTTCTGTAAAGTACTTAGGTGAACAAATTGAAGAGTTTTTTGGAAATGGAGAAGAGAAAAATCTAGATATTAACTACATATGGGAAGATAAACCTATGGGAACAATAGGTGCCGTTTCTAAAATACAAGATTTTAAACATGATTATATCTTATTAACAAACTCAGATATTTTAACAAATCTAGATTACGAACATTTTTATCTCGATTTTATAAAAAAAGATGCAGATTTTTCAGTAGTATCTATTCCATATCAAGTAAACATACCATATGCTGTTTTAGAAAATGAAGATGGTGTAATAAAAAGTTTTAAAGAAAAACCAACTTATACTTACTATTCTAATGGAGGTATATATTTAATGAAAAAAGAAGTATTAGATTTTATACCAAAAGAAGAGTTTTTCAATGCAACAGATTTAATGGAACGCTTAATAGAAGAGAAGAGGAAAGTAATATCTTATCCATTAGCTGGATATTGGTTAGATGTAGGGAAGCATGAAGATTTTAAACAAGCACAAGAAGATATAAATAAAATTAAGTTTTAA
- the neuC gene encoding UDP-N-acetylglucosamine 2-epimerase: MRIGILTSSRADFGIYQPLIDELILDEGLEIEIIAFGTHLSKYHGYTIQNIKNKYQNKIHEITSLVVNDDENSIATSYGMTVLKFADFWNLNTYDSVFCLGDRYEMAAAVQAGIPFGIKFNHIHGGETTLGATDNIYRHQISLASVNHFTSTKEYKNKVIELTESDENVYNVGALSLSGIEEFSPIRREDLLGKFNIEDKPYCLITFHPETNAFDRNKEYAVEMRKALEEISKKINLVITMPNADTMGSLYRKELLNAKENRSKTIFLVENFGKENYFSAMYHSEFMLGNTSSGIIEAASFKKFVVNVGDRQKGRAQSENIINSKFNASEIIKSVDTCIKKREYSGSNIYYKENIAQNIVRILKRI; encoded by the coding sequence ATGAGAATAGGAATATTAACAAGTTCTAGAGCAGATTTTGGAATTTATCAACCTTTAATTGATGAATTAATTCTCGATGAAGGATTGGAAATAGAAATAATAGCTTTTGGTACCCATTTGTCAAAATATCATGGGTATACAATACAAAATATTAAGAATAAATACCAAAATAAAATTCATGAGATAACTTCATTAGTTGTTAATGATGACGAGAATTCCATAGCAACATCATATGGAATGACTGTACTTAAATTTGCGGATTTTTGGAATCTTAATACATATGATTCGGTATTTTGCCTAGGAGATAGATATGAAATGGCTGCAGCTGTACAAGCAGGTATACCTTTTGGAATTAAGTTTAACCATATTCATGGTGGTGAAACGACTTTAGGAGCAACAGATAATATATATAGGCATCAGATCTCATTAGCTTCTGTTAATCATTTTACATCTACTAAAGAATATAAGAATAAAGTTATTGAGTTGACAGAGTCGGATGAAAATGTATATAATGTAGGAGCTTTAAGTCTTTCAGGAATAGAAGAGTTTTCTCCAATTAGAAGGGAAGATTTATTGGGTAAATTTAATATAGAAGACAAACCATATTGTTTAATAACGTTTCATCCTGAGACTAATGCTTTTGATAGAAATAAAGAGTATGCAGTAGAAATGAGAAAAGCATTAGAAGAAATATCTAAAAAAATCAACCTAGTTATTACTATGCCTAATGCTGATACAATGGGATCATTATACAGAAAGGAATTGCTTAATGCTAAAGAAAATAGAAGTAAAACTATTTTTCTTGTTGAAAACTTTGGTAAAGAGAATTATTTTTCTGCTATGTATCACTCAGAATTTATGCTAGGTAATACTTCAAGTGGTATTATTGAGGCGGCATCATTTAAGAAATTTGTAGTAAATGTTGGTGATAGACAAAAAGGTAGAGCTCAGAGTGAAAATATTATCAACTCTAAATTTAACGCAAGTGAAATAATTAAATCAGTTGATACTTGTATAAAAAAGAGGGAGTACAGCGGAAGTAATATATATTATAAAGAAAATATAGCACAAAATATTGTTAGAATATTAAAAAGAATATGA
- a CDS encoding O-antigen polymerase, giving the protein MGFILQVLFFFIFLLFNNRKTKLYFALIVLQFFSFLSQFLVGAEIDYDSPKIVFSIVFININLFLILAPWRYAKIQMIYLKNKKFVFFFKRILYKVLLFNFLLGIFMLIIIRTYIPSIASFKAEGAYRDLYDQIPYFANLFRYSYLTQNLGYFAIPFFFYYLSISDIKKSRIALLLSSSSIIAGIAFYSRAQIFTYVMVFFGAFLLLRDIIPLNIKNKINRRFRIVASVIVFVFVSITVTRFSEMDYYKDRIPPRSRIKDPIVYSIADYAAQGYYNGVNRLELYTVDKTLYGEGLLRIVYQFLDFFGVIYWDSDVSKEKVNRSFDYKSHLFYGYTCQMVYNFGYTISLLLSFFFYLYIKRKLNNKKQLPIENLFILILLLVISIVSIFYCGFELLYIALLFFSLVRVLFFFRKNEL; this is encoded by the coding sequence ATGGGATTTATACTTCAGGTTTTATTCTTTTTTATATTTCTACTGTTTAATAATAGAAAGACTAAACTTTATTTTGCTCTAATTGTACTACAATTTTTTTCCTTTTTATCTCAATTTTTAGTTGGAGCAGAGATAGATTATGACTCTCCTAAAATAGTTTTTAGTATTGTTTTTATTAACATTAATTTATTTTTAATTCTGGCTCCATGGCGGTATGCTAAAATCCAAATGATTTATTTAAAAAATAAAAAATTCGTGTTTTTTTTTAAGCGAATTTTATATAAGGTGTTATTATTTAATTTTTTGCTAGGAATTTTTATGTTAATAATAATACGTACATATATACCAAGTATTGCTTCTTTTAAAGCAGAAGGTGCATATAGAGATTTATATGATCAAATTCCCTATTTCGCTAATTTATTTAGATACTCATACCTAACCCAAAATTTAGGGTATTTTGCCATTCCTTTTTTTTTCTATTACCTTTCTATTTCAGATATTAAAAAGTCTAGGATAGCATTATTACTATCATCATCATCTATAATAGCAGGAATTGCTTTTTATTCAAGAGCACAAATATTTACTTATGTAATGGTTTTTTTCGGTGCCTTTTTACTTTTAAGGGATATAATACCTTTAAATATAAAAAATAAAATTAATAGAAGGTTTAGAATAGTTGCTTCTGTAATAGTTTTTGTATTTGTGTCTATAACTGTAACTCGATTCTCTGAAATGGACTATTATAAAGACCGTATTCCTCCAAGATCGAGAATTAAAGACCCAATAGTATATAGTATTGCTGATTATGCTGCCCAAGGTTATTATAATGGAGTAAATCGCCTAGAATTATATACAGTAGATAAAACACTTTATGGAGAGGGGTTGCTTCGCATTGTTTACCAGTTCTTGGATTTTTTCGGGGTAATATATTGGGATTCAGATGTTTCAAAGGAAAAGGTTAATAGGTCTTTTGACTATAAATCTCATCTTTTTTATGGTTACACATGTCAAATGGTATATAATTTTGGTTATACAATATCTTTGTTATTAAGTTTCTTTTTTTACTTATACATAAAAAGAAAATTAAATAATAAAAAACAATTACCTATAGAAAATTTATTTATTTTAATTTTACTTTTAGTAATTTCAATTGTGTCAATTTTTTATTGTGGTTTTGAATTACTTTACATTGCGTTATTATTTTTCTCTCTCGTTAGAGTCTTATTTTTTTTTAGAAAAAATGAATTATAG
- a CDS encoding SDR family oxidoreductase — translation MSERLKSKVIIVTGAKGLIGNATRISLLKNGATVVAVDVVADVENNIMAFNVTEEEAIDGLISFVLEKHGRIDGLVNLAYPRTKDWGTKFEHIKLSSWRENVDMQMNMVFYMCQKVLDVMKSQRSGSIVNIGSIYGVVGNDFSLYEDYGGTSPAAYAAVKGGIINLTRYLASYYGKFNIRVNCLSPGGILSKDQQHKSFIQRYSEKSLLGRLGNPEEIAQPIVFLLSDDASFITGHNLMVDGGWTAI, via the coding sequence ATGTCTGAAAGATTGAAAAGCAAAGTAATTATAGTAACAGGTGCAAAGGGGTTAATAGGAAACGCAACCCGCATTTCATTACTTAAAAATGGAGCTACTGTAGTTGCAGTTGATGTTGTGGCAGATGTTGAAAATAATATAATGGCTTTTAATGTTACTGAAGAAGAAGCCATAGATGGACTCATTTCTTTTGTGTTGGAGAAACATGGAAGAATTGACGGATTGGTAAATTTAGCCTATCCTAGAACAAAGGATTGGGGGACGAAATTTGAGCATATAAAACTATCATCATGGAGAGAAAATGTAGACATGCAAATGAATATGGTTTTTTACATGTGTCAAAAAGTATTAGATGTTATGAAAAGCCAACGCAGTGGTTCCATTGTAAATATTGGATCTATTTATGGAGTTGTTGGAAATGACTTTTCTTTATATGAAGATTATGGAGGGACATCTCCTGCAGCTTACGCCGCTGTTAAAGGAGGAATCATTAATCTGACAAGATATCTTGCCTCTTATTACGGGAAGTTCAATATTAGAGTAAATTGCTTATCTCCTGGAGGAATTTTATCTAAAGATCAACAACACAAAAGCTTTATACAAAGATATAGTGAGAAATCCCTGTTAGGTAGATTGGGAAATCCTGAAGAGATTGCACAGCCAATAGTTTTTCTGTTATCTGACGATGCCTCGTTTATAACAGGGCATAATTTGATGGTAGACGGAGGTTGGACAGCTATTTAA
- a CDS encoding acylneuraminate cytidylyltransferase family protein yields the protein MDVLITVCARGGSKGVPGKNIKELAGKPLINYTIDVAKKLIKRRSEDIIDIVLSTDSEEIRKVVRNTEGEGVFLDYKRPQELATDESGKLDVIIDVKKYMEENRNKKYDYILDLDVSSPLRTIEDVEYAFQELISDKEAYNIFSVNTAHKNPYFNMVEKYGKYYNLCKKGNFLTRQSATEVYEMNASFYIYRDSFFNEGNNSAITEKSLIYKMDHMCFDIDSPIDFEFMEYLITNNKLSINI from the coding sequence ATGGATGTATTAATTACGGTTTGTGCCAGAGGAGGTTCTAAAGGTGTGCCGGGAAAAAATATAAAAGAACTAGCAGGTAAACCATTAATTAACTACACTATAGATGTTGCTAAAAAATTAATAAAAAGAAGGTCTGAAGATATAATAGATATAGTGTTATCAACAGATTCAGAAGAAATTAGAAAAGTAGTTAGAAATACTGAAGGTGAAGGAGTTTTCTTAGATTATAAACGTCCTCAAGAATTGGCAACCGACGAGTCTGGTAAACTAGATGTTATTATAGATGTAAAAAAATATATGGAGGAAAACAGGAATAAAAAATATGACTATATCTTAGATTTAGATGTTTCCTCTCCGCTAAGAACTATTGAAGATGTTGAGTATGCCTTTCAAGAACTAATTTCAGATAAAGAAGCTTATAATATATTTTCAGTAAATACAGCCCATAAAAATCCATACTTTAATATGGTAGAAAAATATGGAAAATATTATAATTTGTGTAAAAAAGGAAACTTCTTAACTAGACAATCAGCCACAGAAGTATATGAAATGAATGCTTCATTTTATATCTATAGAGATTCATTTTTTAATGAAGGAAACAATTCTGCAATTACAGAAAAGTCATTGATTTATAAAATGGACCACATGTGTTTTGATATAGATTCACCGATAGACTTTGAGTTTATGGAATATTTAATAACTAATAATAAATTAAGTATAAATATTTAA
- a CDS encoding LbetaH domain-containing protein produces the protein MFFNRSRLIRFPIIIRGRKSIDFGKGLTTGIGCRIEAYPDKLRNDKLIVFGDNVQLNDYVHITAMNKVVIGNNVLMASKIYISDCSHGFYEGGERDSSPESIPIDREYKINFIVIEDNVWLGEFVSVLPGVRIGKGSIIGANSVVTKDIPSNSIAIGVPAKVIKKFNLETKKWEKI, from the coding sequence TTGTTTTTTAATAGATCAAGATTAATTCGTTTCCCTATAATTATTAGAGGAAGAAAGAGTATTGACTTTGGTAAAGGTCTAACTACTGGTATCGGATGTAGAATTGAGGCTTATCCTGATAAACTGAGGAACGACAAACTAATAGTATTCGGAGATAATGTTCAACTTAATGATTATGTACATATAACAGCAATGAATAAAGTAGTTATAGGCAACAATGTTTTGATGGCGAGTAAGATATATATATCAGATTGTTCTCATGGATTTTATGAAGGAGGGGAAAGAGATAGTAGCCCCGAGTCAATTCCAATTGATAGAGAATACAAAATAAATTTTATAGTAATTGAAGATAATGTTTGGTTAGGTGAATTTGTATCTGTTTTACCTGGTGTCAGAATAGGAAAAGGAAGTATTATTGGGGCAAATTCTGTGGTCACTAAAGATATACCTTCCAATAGTATAGCAATTGGTGTACCAGCTAAGGTTATAAAGAAATTTAATTTAGAAACAAAAAAATGGGAAAAAATATAA
- a CDS encoding lipopolysaccharide biosynthesis protein, with product MTKDKQSSVKMTLWSMLGRYIPQIIQIVSTLIIARLITPQDFGEVAIITTFTQIASLLVASGFSEALIFRVNNTQSLYSTVFYTNLSVSLLLYSILFLCADFIADFYEIKRLSILTKVVGLNVIVYSFTYIQRVLFSINLNFKFPALVTLVSSVLGAAVGLYLAYNDYGVWSIVFQTLSINLIQALLFWGLSNWKPNIIFSFEELKEILPYSFRILSNNFVQVFYDNVYSLVIGKVFSAKILGYYNRMQTVVFFTTTNFMYAVESVFFPILSKSKNDEDYLRGKYEILLRLSTFLAFPILIFIIALSKPLIVVILTEKWLGGAEILKLLSVAYLFIPLIYINNSYLKILDKTQVLLKINLLKKLIGITILLITMNYDIITVCYGIICYYTLDAVLSMYYTQKYLKVKIYKQISFILLNIFLNGLLFLLISYISSLFIDNFYKILFSIIIGIGLYLSVVFLLKSKEYFFLKKMITKS from the coding sequence ATGACAAAAGATAAACAGAGTTCAGTAAAAATGACACTATGGAGTATGTTGGGTCGTTACATACCTCAGATAATCCAAATTGTTTCGACGTTAATTATAGCAAGATTAATAACACCACAAGACTTTGGAGAAGTAGCAATAATTACTACTTTCACACAGATTGCTAGTTTACTTGTGGCATCAGGATTTTCTGAAGCCTTGATTTTTAGAGTAAATAATACACAATCTTTATATTCCACAGTTTTTTATACGAATTTATCGGTATCATTATTACTTTATTCGATATTATTTTTATGCGCTGATTTTATTGCAGATTTTTATGAAATTAAACGATTAAGTATACTTACAAAAGTAGTAGGACTTAATGTTATTGTTTATTCGTTTACTTATATACAAAGAGTACTGTTTTCAATCAATCTTAATTTCAAATTCCCGGCTTTAGTTACACTAGTTTCCTCGGTTTTAGGAGCTGCTGTGGGATTATATTTAGCTTATAACGATTATGGAGTTTGGTCAATAGTTTTTCAAACCTTATCAATTAACCTAATACAAGCCTTGCTTTTTTGGGGATTATCTAATTGGAAACCTAACATTATTTTTTCGTTTGAAGAATTAAAAGAAATATTACCGTATTCGTTTCGGATCTTATCTAATAATTTCGTTCAAGTATTTTATGATAATGTTTATTCTTTAGTTATAGGTAAAGTTTTTTCAGCAAAAATTCTAGGTTATTATAATAGGATGCAAACGGTTGTTTTTTTCACAACAACTAATTTTATGTATGCTGTAGAAAGTGTTTTTTTTCCAATTCTATCTAAAAGTAAAAATGATGAAGATTACTTGAGAGGAAAGTATGAAATCCTTTTAAGATTATCAACCTTTCTAGCTTTCCCTATTCTTATTTTTATCATAGCTTTGAGTAAACCCTTAATAGTGGTTATCTTGACAGAGAAATGGCTTGGAGGTGCAGAAATATTAAAGTTATTATCAGTAGCTTATTTATTTATCCCATTAATTTATATCAATAATTCATATTTAAAAATTCTTGATAAAACTCAGGTGCTACTTAAGATTAACTTACTGAAAAAATTGATTGGAATCACTATATTACTAATTACCATGAATTATGATATAATTACTGTATGCTATGGAATAATTTGCTATTATACGCTAGACGCGGTATTATCAATGTACTATACGCAAAAATACTTGAAAGTTAAAATTTATAAACAGATCAGTTTTATTTTATTAAATATCTTTTTAAATGGTTTGTTATTTTTATTAATAAGTTATATTTCATCATTGTTTATTGATAACTTCTACAAGATTTTATTTAGTATTATTATTGGTATAGGATTGTATCTTTCAGTTGTATTTCTATTAAAGTCAAAAGAATATTTTTTCTTAAAAAAAATGATTACTAAAAGTTAA
- a CDS encoding lipopolysaccharide biosynthesis protein, whose product MFNNKKILFFSVKLFSIENKIENKLSSLGAIVDYYDERPSNSILVKGLIRLKRDLYKRRIDNYYRKILYEIKDKEYDFLFLIKGEVIPEFFLKKFCESNPSAKRIFYTWDSFNNNNNSKKILKYFQSKITFDSYDAKQFGLDLQPLFFFDSFKGIKKINNFKHHLLFIGTAHSDRYILANKIVDWCNDKELSSYTFFYLQGRIVYFFKRIFDSTFKYFDYKKLSFKSLTEQDIIDLYKDSNVILDINHPSQKGLTMRTLEAVGARKKIITTNPEIKKYIFYNENNILVIDRNNIVLNEDFFTGPYQDIPEQIYDALSIEGWLKSIFFKNQIEKWIVE is encoded by the coding sequence ATGTTTAATAATAAAAAAATTCTTTTTTTTTCAGTTAAACTATTTTCCATTGAAAATAAAATAGAAAATAAATTAAGCTCTCTAGGTGCTATAGTAGATTATTATGATGAAAGACCTTCAAATAGTATCTTAGTAAAAGGATTAATTAGGCTTAAACGAGATTTATATAAAAGGAGAATAGATAATTATTATCGAAAAATATTATATGAGATAAAAGATAAAGAATATGATTTTTTATTCTTGATAAAAGGTGAGGTTATACCTGAGTTTTTTTTAAAAAAATTTTGTGAATCTAACCCAAGTGCTAAAAGAATTTTTTACACATGGGATTCTTTTAATAACAATAATAATTCTAAGAAGATACTTAAATACTTTCAGTCAAAAATAACATTTGATTCATATGACGCAAAGCAATTTGGTTTAGATTTACAACCTTTGTTTTTCTTTGACTCATTTAAAGGTATAAAGAAAATAAATAATTTTAAACATCACTTACTTTTTATAGGAACGGCTCATTCTGATAGGTACATTTTGGCTAACAAAATAGTTGATTGGTGTAATGATAAAGAATTATCTTCTTACACTTTTTTTTATTTGCAGGGAAGGATTGTATATTTTTTTAAAAGAATTTTTGACTCTACTTTTAAATATTTTGATTACAAAAAATTAAGTTTTAAGAGTTTAACAGAACAGGATATAATAGATTTATATAAAGATTCTAATGTAATCCTTGACATTAATCACCCCTCTCAAAAAGGGTTAACAATGAGAACTCTGGAGGCTGTTGGAGCAAGAAAAAAAATAATTACAACTAACCCAGAAATTAAGAAATATATCTTTTATAATGAAAATAATATATTGGTTATAGATAGGAATAATATTGTCTTAAATGAAGACTTTTTTACAGGTCCTTATCAAGACATACCAGAACAAATTTACGATGCATTGTCCATAGAAGGATGGCTTAAAAGTATTTTTTTTAAGAATCAAATTGAAAAATGGATAGTTGAATGA